The Glycine soja cultivar W05 chromosome 3, ASM419377v2, whole genome shotgun sequence genome window below encodes:
- the LOC114406601 gene encoding bZIP transcription factor 17-like, with protein MYRVLAREPRALLQITNETPKIPKTHFFSSISQKPSRMTESMPAVEPSPEPPASDIVFDDFSTDFSAFPIPSMDSLFNTTDGLPFPSDLEFGMDFNNNNGEFEITFDDLDDIYIPSDAEDFLLPDACNPNYASVSPPIDDSSAKNSDSDASAVSGDGVSRFFNSQVSESDSADNVRVPSVPSPEAEFCEREESSNGPVSSQGSGNGGSGVYEAMHSPSPDSGPYERDITSFHAHAATNNGVKMEEVPAFDLKRKKGSCEGSATKHRRFSSSVENNNNNKTEKQFQSDLNGIEDEDEKRKARLMRNRESAQLSRQRKKHYVEELEEKVRSLNSIIADMSSKMSYMVAEIATLRQQVGAAAGVMCPPPPPPAPGMYPHHPPMAPMPYPWMPCAPYVVKPQGSQVPLVPIPRLKPQQPASAPKSKKSESKKSEGKTKKVASISLLGLFFFIMLFGGLVPVVDFRFGGLVDNVPGTGSSNYVSDRVYGHGGGKVWSLNGPRNGSGRDGDVGFSNGRFSVSDRVKNYEKRGRNLREERHDRKGPDDSSRQGNASEPLVASLYVPRNDKMVKIDGNLIIHSIMASEKAMASQTAEAKKDKRETGLAIPKDLDSALAIPGVGRSRDQHPHVYRVSPEQRKALGSGSTKALKDHMKSSATDGKMQQWFREGLAGPMLSSGMCTEVFQFDASPSPGAIVPATSVANVSTENHQNATSVKKTRNRRTLHELPEPLNGSSLNITEEQVKNLQKDHFHGNKSSMVVSVLVDPREAGDGDVDVDGMMRPKSLSRIFVVVLIDSVKYVTYSCGLPRASPHLVTGYV; from the exons ATGTACAGGGTTTTAGCGCGTGAACCACGCGCCCTGCTACAAATAACGAACGAAACCCCAAAAATTCCCAAAACCCATTTCTTCTCCTCCATTTCTCAGAAACCCTCTCGAATGACTGAGTCAATGCCCGCCGTGGAACCGTCGCCGGAGCCTCCGGCGTCCGATATCGTGTTCGATGACTTCTCCACCGACTTCAGCGCCTTCCCCATCCCCTCCATGGACTCGCTCTTCAACACTACTGATGGGCTCCCCTTCCCCTCCGATCTCGAATTCGGCATGgatttcaacaacaacaacggaGAATTCGAAATCACCTTCGACGACCTCGATGACATCTACATCCCCTCCGACGCCGAGGATTTCCTCCTCCCCGACGCCTGTAACCCTAATTACGCCTCCGTTTCGCCGCCCATCGACGATTCCTCCGCGAAGAATTCCGATTCCGACGCATCCGCGGTTTCCGGCGACGGCGTTTCCAGGTTTTTCAATTCGCAAGTGTCGGAATCTGATTCCGCCGATAATGTTAGGGTTCCGAGCGTTCCTTCGCCGGAGGCTGAATTCTGCGAACGGGAGGAGTCTTCCAACGGACCGGTTTCGTCGCAGGGTTCCGGCAACGGCGGATCGGGTGTATACGAGGCCATGCACTCGCCCTCACCTGATTCTGGCCCTTACGAGAGAGACATAACATCGTTTCATGCACATGCAGCTACAAACAATGGTGTGAAAATGGAGGAAGTTCCAGCTTTTGATCTGAAGAGGAAGAAAGGGAGTTGCGAGGGAAGTGCTACCAAGCACAGAAGGTTCTCTTCCTCTGtggagaataataataataataagactgAGAAACAGTTTCAATCTGATTTGAATGGAATTGAAGACGAGGATGAGAAGAGGAAGGCGAGGTTGATGAGGAACAGGGAAAGTGCACAGCTTTCTAGGCAGAGGAAGAAGCATTACGTGGAGGAGCTTGAAGAGAAAGTTAGATCATTGAATTCCATCATTGCTGATATGAGTAGTAAGATGTCGTATATGGTGGCTGAGATTGCTACTCTTAGACAGCAAGTGGGTGCTGCTGCTGGTGTGATGtgtcctcctcctcctcctcctgctcCTGGGATGTACCCTCATCATCCTCCAATGGCACCCATGCCTTATCCATGGATGCCATGTGCTCCTTATGTTGTTAAGCCTCAAGGGTCTCAGGTTCCTTTGGTTCCCATTCCTAGGTTGAAGCCTCAGCAACCTGCTTCAGCCCCCAAGAGTAAAAAGAGTGAGAGTAAGAAGAGTGAGGGGAAAACTAAGAAGGTTGCTAGTATTAGTTTGTTgggtttgtttttctttatcatGCTTTTTGGTGGGCTTGTTCCtgttgttgattttaggtttggGGGTTTAGTGGACAATGTTCCCGGTACTGGTAGTTCTAATTATGTTAGTGATAGGGTGTATGGTCATGGTGGAGGGAAGGTTTGGTCTTTGAATGGTCCTAGGAATGGGTCTGGAAGAGATGGGGATGTAGGATTTTCTAATGGGAGGTTTAGTGTTTCTGACAGAGTGAAGAATTATGAGAAGAGAGGCCGGAATTTAAGAGAAGAAAGGCATGATCGGAAAGGCCCAGATGATTCCAGTCGTCAGGGCAATGCTAGTGAGCCCCTTGTTGCTTCTCTGTATGTTCCTAGGAATGATAAGATGGTGAAGATTGATGGGAACTTGATTATCCATTCCATTATGGCCAGTGAGAAAGCCATGGCATCTCAAACTGCTGAGGCAAAGAAGGACAAGAGGGAAACTGGGTTGGCCATTCCTAAGGATTTGGATTCTGCATTGGCTATTCCTGGAGTTGGAAGAAGCAGAGATCAACATCCACATGTGTATAGGGTTTCTCCTGAACAGAGGAAGGCTCTTGGCTCTGGTTCAACCAAAGCTTTGAAGGACCATATGAAGTCCTCTGCAACTGATGGTAAAATGCAACAGTGGTTCCGTGAAGGTCTTGCAG GGCCAATGTTAAGTTCTGGCATGTGCACTGAAGTTTTCCAGTTTGATGCTTCTCCAAGTCCTGGAGCAATAGTTCCTGCAACATCAGTAGCCAATGTTTCCACCGAAAACCATCAGAATGCTACCAGTGTTAAGAAGACCAGGAATAGAAGAACCCTTCATGAGCTCCCAGAGCCGCTTAATGGGTCTAGTCTGAACATAACTGAAGAACAAGTGAAAAATTTGCAGAAAGACCACTTCCATGGTAACAAGTCTTCTATGGTGGTTTCAGTCCTTGTTGATCCCAGAGAGGCTGGTGAtggtgatgttgatgttgatggcATGATGAGGCCAAAGTCACTCTCTCGGATTTTTGTGGTTGTGCTAATTGATAGTGTCAAGTATGTCACTTACTCGTGTGGTCTGCCTCGTGCTTCTCCTCATTTAGTGACTGGTTATGTATGA